A section of the Drosophila subobscura isolate 14011-0131.10 chromosome A, UCBerk_Dsub_1.0, whole genome shotgun sequence genome encodes:
- the LOC117892642 gene encoding potassium voltage-gated channel protein Shaker-like — MKIECTSINAFRPVGFWGKIVGSLCVIAGVLTIALPVPVIVSNFNYFYHRETDQEEMQSQNFNHVTSCSYLPGALGQHLKKSSLSESSSDIMDLDDGIDATTPGLTDHTGRHMVPFLRTQQSFEKQQLQLQLQLQQQQQAQQGQQQQQMGQNGLRSTNSLQLRHNNAMAVSIETDV; from the exons atgaaa atcGAATGCACATCGATAAATGCATTTAGGCCCGTCGGCTTCTGGGGCAAAATTGTCGGCTCTTTGTGCGTGATCGCTGGTGTGCTGACAATCGCACTGCCGGTACCGGTTATCGTCAGTAATTTCAATTACTTCTATCACCGCGAAACGGATCAGGAGGAGATGCAGAGCCAAAATTTCAACCACGTTACAAGTTGTTCATATTTACCTGGTGCACTAG GTCAACATTTGAAGAAATCCTCACTCTCCGAATCGTCATCGGACATCATGGATTTGGATGATGGCATTGATGCAACCACGCCAGGTCTGACTGATCATACGGGACGCCACATGGTGCCCTTTCTGAGGACGCAGCAATCCTTCGAGaaacagcagctccagctgcagctccagctccagcagcagcagcaggcgcagcaaggacagcagcagcagcagatgggcCAAAACGGCCTCAGGAGCACAAATAGTTTACAGTTAAGGCATAATAACGCGATGGCTGTCAGTATTGAGACCGACGTCTGA